In the genome of Chitinivorax tropicus, one region contains:
- the parS gene encoding type II RES/Xre toxin-antitoxin system antitoxin: MPQAKPFTFVAVEAQDDGDDYSRLSQLLAIPVNDELGLAEQISAGLPLAAVAMLTNAGIKRSEIISLVAPARTLQHRQSKGEPLNPEESERAVRLARVLTQAEVVFAEHEAAIAWLRRPLQRFNGKSPLDMLKTDVGCRLVENYLNEIDEGYAA; the protein is encoded by the coding sequence ATGCCGCAAGCCAAACCCTTCACATTCGTTGCTGTCGAGGCACAAGACGACGGTGATGACTACAGCCGGTTATCACAATTACTCGCCATTCCAGTCAACGATGAGCTGGGGCTGGCCGAGCAGATCAGCGCAGGACTTCCGCTTGCAGCAGTCGCCATGTTGACCAATGCGGGTATCAAGCGCTCTGAGATCATCAGCCTGGTTGCCCCGGCACGCACCCTGCAACATCGCCAGAGCAAAGGCGAGCCACTCAACCCCGAAGAAAGCGAGCGGGCGGTTCGACTGGCACGGGTGCTCACCCAGGCCGAGGTGGTGTTTGCGGAACATGAGGCCGCCATTGCCTGGCTCAGACGCCCGCTCCAGCGCTTCAATGGCAAATCACCGTTGGATATGCTGAAAACCGATGTCGGCTGCCGGCTGGTCGAAAACTACCTGAACGAAATCGACGAAGGCTACGCCGCCTGA
- a CDS encoding hemolysin family protein, which translates to MSSQISLLFLAIVLVFLNGFFVAAEFGLVKLRQTRVRAIAKAHGFRGRILAKVHSNLDAYLSACQLGITLASLGLGWVGEPAFARLLEPVFSALGVEREKLIHGISFFVAFFIISYLHIVVGELAPKSMAIRRAEIVGLWTAAPLYGFYWAMYPAIWALNTSANWILKLVRLDATVSHDTHYSADELKLILRGSEESDQFTNEEWRVLAQALDFRELDVADLMRPVSEMVALHATDGVEKNLDRMVQTRYSRYPYIGKDGKVMGVLHLKDVFFALNKGEAGSNLDALVRPAQLVSPSMSAMELFRRFREGAPHFAVVTYQDGEPLGFVTLDNLLSAQVGEIRDEFRHTQNEWTRLDDGSLIGKGSLPIFTLERALGVDIDQDDVDTVGGLLMWRLGDLPKEGDRITFDEFDVVVKRMKGPRIVMVRVYPRLANAA; encoded by the coding sequence ATGAGTAGTCAGATCAGTTTACTTTTCCTCGCCATCGTTCTGGTGTTTTTGAACGGTTTTTTCGTGGCTGCTGAGTTTGGTCTCGTCAAATTACGGCAGACACGTGTCCGGGCCATCGCCAAAGCGCATGGTTTCCGTGGCCGTATCCTGGCCAAAGTCCACAGCAACCTCGACGCCTATCTATCCGCCTGCCAGCTTGGCATCACCTTGGCATCGCTGGGCCTGGGATGGGTGGGTGAGCCTGCCTTTGCCAGATTGCTGGAGCCGGTGTTCTCGGCGCTGGGTGTCGAAAGAGAAAAGCTGATTCATGGTATATCGTTTTTCGTCGCTTTTTTCATCATTTCCTACCTGCATATCGTGGTGGGTGAGCTGGCCCCCAAATCCATGGCCATCCGCCGTGCTGAAATCGTCGGGCTGTGGACTGCCGCGCCACTCTATGGCTTTTACTGGGCGATGTATCCAGCCATCTGGGCATTGAACACCAGTGCTAACTGGATATTGAAACTGGTCCGCCTGGATGCCACCGTATCGCATGACACCCATTATTCCGCAGATGAGTTGAAGCTGATTCTGCGCGGCTCCGAAGAGTCCGACCAGTTTACCAATGAGGAATGGCGGGTCTTGGCGCAGGCCTTGGATTTCCGTGAGCTGGATGTGGCCGATCTGATGCGCCCCGTCAGCGAAATGGTGGCCTTGCACGCCACGGATGGGGTGGAAAAGAACCTCGATCGCATGGTGCAGACACGCTATAGCCGCTACCCCTATATCGGCAAAGACGGCAAGGTGATGGGCGTATTGCATCTGAAAGATGTCTTTTTTGCATTGAATAAAGGCGAGGCCGGCAGCAATCTGGATGCGCTGGTCCGGCCAGCGCAGCTGGTGTCACCCAGCATGTCGGCCATGGAGCTGTTTCGCCGTTTTCGCGAGGGTGCGCCTCATTTTGCAGTGGTGACCTACCAGGACGGTGAGCCGTTGGGCTTCGTGACGCTGGACAACCTGCTCTCCGCCCAGGTGGGTGAAATCCGTGACGAGTTCCGTCACACGCAGAATGAATGGACCCGGTTAGATGATGGCTCGCTGATCGGCAAGGGCAGCCTGCCGATCTTCACTCTTGAGCGTGCGCTGGGCGTCGATATCGATCAAGACGACGTGGATACGGTCGGGGGGCTGCTGATGTGGCGCCTGGGCGATCTGCCCAAGGAAGGCGACCGCATCACGTTCGATGAATTCGATGTCGTGGTCAAACGCATGAAAGGACCACGGATCGTCATGGTGCGGGTCTACCCGAGATTGGCGAACGCGGCTTGA
- a CDS encoding RES family NAD+ phosphorylase, whose amino-acid sequence MHPPQTLWRISNYADLSGKGGLIGPARWHSKGRPIIYLATSPASALLETLVHLEISTLTALPRNYQLLRIQVADTVSAAAIEPDHLTDDWRTQTLLTRSIGDQWLRQGASALLYVPSAIVPFTQNVLLNPLHLDASHCQILSAQHYPFDDRLLRQTSPG is encoded by the coding sequence ATGCACCCACCCCAGACACTCTGGCGCATCAGCAACTATGCAGATCTGAGCGGGAAAGGCGGCCTGATCGGCCCGGCACGCTGGCATAGCAAGGGTAGACCAATCATCTACCTGGCCACCTCGCCCGCCAGCGCTCTGCTGGAAACCCTGGTTCACCTGGAAATCAGCACGCTGACTGCCCTGCCCCGCAACTATCAGTTATTGCGCATTCAGGTCGCGGACACCGTCAGTGCAGCGGCCATCGAGCCTGACCACCTTACTGATGACTGGCGGACCCAGACCCTGCTGACCCGCAGCATAGGCGATCAATGGCTGCGACAAGGCGCATCTGCCTTGTTATACGTCCCCAGCGCCATCGTCCCCTTCACCCAGAATGTGCTGCTCAACCCGCTGCATCTCGACGCCAGCCACTGTCAGATCCTCAGCGCTCAGCACTACCCTTTCGATGACCGATTGCTCAGACAGACTTCGCCGGGCTAA
- a CDS encoding ATP-binding protein: MPRSLFGRLAAMLVGLVMVSQLFTLGLLHYNWRHQMAQQISEEVIDALADLESTLANMNADERALYLDAYNRPFSINLLPRTAARPPINHQPLDGDLDALLIHLKADGLAFNDVRFQLLPKPLLWLQINMLNEPHWLVIPIGSPQPQLRTTLSLAVLGFSAIAVVAAFFFAWYLNRPLKQLISAARQLTQGEHPAPLPEGKMRETRSLAKTFNSMTQALQQAETDRRVMLAGISHDVRTPLTRLRLGVEMMQDNSLREGMLTDIDDIDRIVRQFRDFIAGEPEEQAQVCDLNELLRDTQDRYQRQGLMLQIQPAVDIPLVKVHPLAIQRLLTNLIDNARLYGAPPIEITIKQIDARLILQVRDHGQGIPSHMILTLMQPFTRLDPARRADGGSGLGLAIVRRIADAHRAELQVSNHPAGGLLVSIAFPIATQAQNA; encoded by the coding sequence ATGCCTAGATCGCTGTTTGGCAGGCTGGCCGCAATGTTGGTCGGCCTGGTGATGGTCAGCCAGTTGTTCACCCTGGGCCTGCTGCACTACAACTGGCGTCACCAGATGGCTCAGCAGATCTCGGAAGAGGTGATCGATGCCCTGGCCGATCTGGAATCCACCCTCGCCAACATGAATGCCGATGAGCGCGCCCTCTATCTGGACGCCTACAATCGCCCCTTTTCCATCAACCTGTTACCGCGAACTGCAGCCCGCCCACCCATCAATCATCAACCCCTGGATGGCGACCTGGATGCATTGCTGATCCATTTGAAAGCGGATGGCCTGGCATTCAACGATGTCCGCTTCCAGCTCCTACCCAAGCCACTTCTGTGGCTACAGATCAATATGCTCAATGAGCCGCACTGGCTGGTCATCCCCATCGGCAGCCCTCAGCCGCAACTACGGACAACCCTGAGCCTGGCAGTGTTGGGCTTCTCGGCCATCGCAGTAGTGGCCGCATTTTTCTTTGCCTGGTACCTGAACCGGCCACTGAAGCAGTTGATTTCCGCCGCCCGCCAACTGACCCAGGGCGAACACCCAGCGCCACTGCCAGAGGGCAAGATGCGCGAAACCCGCAGCCTGGCCAAGACCTTCAACAGCATGACACAAGCCCTGCAACAGGCAGAAACTGATCGCCGGGTCATGCTGGCAGGCATATCACATGATGTCCGCACCCCACTCACCCGTCTGCGGCTGGGAGTAGAAATGATGCAGGATAACAGCCTGCGTGAAGGCATGCTGACCGACATCGATGACATCGATCGGATCGTCCGGCAATTCCGCGATTTCATCGCTGGCGAGCCAGAAGAGCAAGCTCAGGTCTGCGATCTGAATGAATTGTTGCGCGACACCCAAGACCGCTACCAGCGGCAGGGGCTGATGTTGCAGATCCAACCTGCGGTGGACATCCCCTTGGTCAAGGTGCATCCACTGGCCATCCAGCGCCTGTTGACCAACCTGATCGACAATGCCCGGCTGTATGGCGCACCGCCGATCGAGATCACCATCAAGCAGATCGACGCCCGGCTGATCTTACAGGTGCGTGACCATGGCCAGGGCATTCCATCCCACATGATCCTGACACTGATGCAGCCTTTCACCCGGCTCGACCCGGCCCGACGCGCCGACGGAGGCAGCGGGCTTGGGCTGGCGATTGTGCGGCGCATTGCCGATGCCCATCGGGCCGAGCTGCAAGTCAGCAATCACCCGGCAGGTGGCTTGCTGGTGTCGATCGCCTTTCCAATTGCAACACAAGCGCAAAACGCCTAA
- the ompR gene encoding two-component system response regulator OmpR translates to MNTTTPKRILVIDDDPRLRELLLRYLTEQGFDVDAYADASQLDKRLQRNRPHLLVLDLMLPGEDGLAVCRRLRAQHDLLPILMLTAKGDDIDRILGLEMGADDYLAKPFNPRELVARINAILRRQSPTPALAADYNAEEIYEFADFVLDAGSRKLTKAGADVSLTHAEFSILKVLAMHPRHPLSRERLMELARGKEHEAFDRSIDVQISRLRKLIETNPTEPKFIQTVWGFGYVFVPDGGQR, encoded by the coding sequence ATGAATACAACCACGCCCAAACGCATCCTGGTCATCGATGATGACCCACGCCTACGTGAGCTTTTGCTACGTTATCTGACTGAGCAAGGCTTTGATGTCGATGCCTATGCCGACGCCAGCCAACTCGACAAGCGGCTGCAGCGGAATAGGCCTCACCTGCTGGTGCTGGATCTGATGCTGCCTGGTGAAGATGGTCTGGCCGTATGCCGTCGGCTACGCGCCCAGCACGATCTGCTGCCCATTCTGATGCTGACTGCCAAAGGGGATGATATCGACCGTATCCTGGGGCTGGAGATGGGCGCAGATGATTATCTGGCCAAGCCGTTCAACCCGCGTGAGCTGGTTGCCCGCATCAATGCCATTCTGCGTCGGCAATCCCCCACCCCTGCGCTGGCAGCCGATTACAACGCGGAAGAGATCTATGAATTCGCTGATTTCGTTCTGGATGCGGGCTCTCGCAAGCTGACCAAGGCAGGCGCGGATGTCTCGCTGACGCATGCGGAGTTCTCGATTCTGAAAGTGCTGGCCATGCACCCACGGCACCCGTTATCGCGGGAGCGCTTGATGGAGCTGGCACGCGGTAAGGAACACGAAGCGTTCGACCGATCCATCGATGTGCAGATCTCGCGGCTGCGCAAGTTGATCGAAACCAATCCTACCGAGCCGAAGTTCATCCAGACCGTCTGGGGATTTGGCTATGTGTTCGTACCTGATGGTGGCCAGCGCTGA